Sequence from the Nitrospirota bacterium genome:
GGCCATGTTGGCAAAGATTTTTGCTGTTATTTGGGGAGATGGAGGAGGAGAGGCAAAAGGAGTAAAAATGGTTGGAGGCAAGTTTGAGTATTTATGATGTTTTTCAAAAAAACCTGTTATTGCATAATATAAAAAACAAAAGACAGGAGCCGACAATTTCTCTTAAAAAAGACGTCTGTCCTGGATGCGGTGGTATAGCGGGCGAGAAAACAGTCCGTATTGAGATATGGAAGTTCTGGTGGCTGAGATTTATTTTGAGGGATGAACCTGGGAATTGGTGGAGATGTGATCAAGTAATACTGTCCCCTTCCTACTGCGAAAATTGCGCCTCAAGTCTTGGTAAAAAGCAAACCTTTGCTTCTGTATTAGCTATACTTCCTTTTCTCATCGTTCTCGGCATTGCCCCACCTCTACAGAAAAATTTTTTCCCCTTTTTCTTTTTATTCGCTTATAGCTTTTACCTTGCGTTGTGGGGTAATTATACATGGGCGGATCGTCTTCTTTATGGTTGGGAACTCAATATACAACTTAAAGAATGGATCCCTGATACAAAAGGAAAGGTTGTTTTTCCTGTGCCAGCTTCACAATGCATTTTTCGTATTACGTTATTCTTCTTGGGAGGTTTCTTGATGTTGGTAGTGAAGGAAATAATTTCATAATATACTATTCCAAAATTCAAAATATAATGGTAGATGATTACACCTTTACAAGAGCAGATAACATTATTCGCAGTTTCATTTCTCGCAGCGACAATTTCGGGAGCAGCAGGATTTGGCGGAGCATTAGTTTTGCTCCCCGTTTTGACAGAAATGGTTGGAATAAAAGCAGCCGTTCCAATCTTGACTATTGGACAGATTTTCGGAAATGCTTCACGAGTTTGGTTCGGCAGACTGACAGGTTTTTATCAGGAATTGCAGGAAGTGGAGGTCCGCTTGGAGCAGCCTTTTTTCTTGGACTTAATTTGACTGCGACAGCATATATTGCAAGCGAAGCATTTACCGCTTTGACAATGCACCTGATTAAAACAAACGTTTACAAGAAATATCCGCTTATCGGACAGACTGAACTTTATTAAAGAGATGGTTTTAAAAAAATAAATATTAGCAGTATAATTAATAAAATCCGCCAAGAACTGAAAAAAAACAGTAAAGAAAAGACCGAAAAAACCGGACAAAATTTTTTTTTTGAGATTAAAGAAAAAGTTGAATCGCTCATAAATAAAACAGGATTCAAAAATGTTGAAAGCAAGGTTCAAATAGGGTTTTACATCGATTATCCTCAACTGGATAAATTCACTTTACTCAAAAGATTTTTGAAATCTTTAATTGGGGAAAAACAGTTGGATGGGAATACAGGTGTCTCAAAATATGATAAATGAAAGAATATAAAAATCCGACGTGTTCCGGACAATCATATAGCGGCTCTTCTGGAGGAACATTTAAATTAATGTCCAACATCATCCTATGCATAGATATGGATGCATTTTTTGCATCCGTTGAGCAACAGACAAATCCAAAGCTAAGGGGGAAACCGATTGCTGTAGTCGGTTCCGGCGCACGGACTGTTATTACAACCCGTTCGTATGAAGCAAGAAAATATGGGGTTAAAACAGGGATGAATATATACGAGGCAAAGAAAATATGCCCTCACCTTATCCTCGTTGCTGGCAATAACGAAAAATACACATATACCTGTAGGGAGTTACAAAAAATTTATCTGCGGTTTACACCTGATGTTGAGATTTATTCAATTGACGAGGCTTTTCTCGATATAACAACAACACACCATCTCTTTGGCGGGCCTGAAATTATCGGCTATACCATAAAAGATGAAATTCAAGACCGCTTCGGTATTACCTGCACGGTCGGGATTGCTCCAAATATTCTCCTTGCAAAACTTGCCAGTGATATTGCAAAACCTGATGGACTGAGATGGATCAAACCTGAAGAAGTAAACTCTGTTCTTGAAACTCTACCGATAAAAGAACTCTGGGGGATAGGGTCAAGGCTTCAAGATAAGCTCGAATCTATAGGGATAAGAACCTGTGGTGAACTCGGCAGGGCACCAGCAAGTCTTCTGAGGAACAAGTTTGGTATCATGGGAGAACATCTCAGAGCAATGGGTATGGGTATCTGTAACAGACCTCTATATGTTAAGGAGAAGGATCCGAAATCTATTGGCCATAGTATGACATTCCCGAAAGATCTATATCAAAGAAAAGATATAGACGCAGAAATTCTCAAAATGAGTGAGATGGTTGGTAGAAGGGCAAGGAAGTATGGATTTATCGGTAAAAAAGTGTCTCTGACTGTGAGATACCCTGATTTTGAAACTTTTTCGAAACAGATGACACTTTATGATTATACAAACCATACTCATGAAATTTATAAGAGTGCTATTTCTTTACTAAATACTTTTAAATTGAAAAACCGTGTACGACTGCTCGGCGTATCTCTATCGAGCCTCAT
This genomic interval carries:
- the dinB gene encoding DNA polymerase IV — its product is MSNIILCIDMDAFFASVEQQTNPKLRGKPIAVVGSGARTVITTRSYEARKYGVKTGMNIYEAKKICPHLILVAGNNEKYTYTCRELQKIYLRFTPDVEIYSIDEAFLDITTTHHLFGGPEIIGYTIKDEIQDRFGITCTVGIAPNILLAKLASDIAKPDGLRWIKPEEVNSVLETLPIKELWGIGSRLQDKLESIGIRTCGELGRAPASLLRNKFGIMGEHLRAMGMGICNRPLYVKEKDPKSIGHSMTFPKDLYQRKDIDAEILKMSEMVGRRARKYGFIGKKVSLTVRYPDFETFSKQMTLYDYTNHTHEIYKSAISLLNTFKLKNRVRLLGVSLSSLIRDNNQMTLFEDRKKEKALLKAMDTVNDKFGDFKLIWASYLKKMEPPRVIPPAWRPSGIKNIQIK